In Natronocella acetinitrilica, the following proteins share a genomic window:
- a CDS encoding FKBP-type peptidyl-prolyl cis-trans isomerase produces the protein MQIAKDKVVAIDYTLKDDEGSVLDTSEGKQPLTYLHGANNIIPGLERALEGKGAGEEVSVRVEPGEAYGERRDELMQQVPRDMFQGVDELQVGMQFQASGQDGQGTVVTVTAIEGEQVTVDANHPMAGVALNFDVTVREVRDATSEEVEHGHAH, from the coding sequence ATGCAGATCGCGAAGGACAAGGTCGTTGCCATCGACTACACGCTGAAAGACGATGAAGGCAGCGTGCTGGACACCTCCGAGGGCAAGCAGCCGCTCACCTACCTGCATGGTGCGAACAACATCATTCCCGGCCTGGAACGCGCCCTGGAGGGCAAAGGCGCCGGGGAAGAAGTATCCGTTCGGGTGGAGCCCGGCGAAGCCTACGGCGAACGCCGAGACGAGTTGATGCAACAAGTGCCGCGGGACATGTTCCAGGGCGTGGACGAGTTGCAGGTCGGCATGCAGTTCCAGGCGTCGGGACAGGATGGCCAGGGTACCGTCGTGACCGTCACCGCGATCGAGGGTGAACAGGTCACCGTGGATGCCAACCATCCCATGGCCGGTGTCGCTCTGAATTTCGATGTGACTGTCCGCGAAGTACGTGACGCCACCAGCGAAGAAGTCGAGCACGGTCACGCCCACTGA
- a CDS encoding NAD(P)/FAD-dependent oxidoreductase, whose protein sequence is MQPETRQIVVIGAGIVGICCARWLQRDGHQVTVVDSEPPGEACSFGNAGVFATDSVIPLATPGIVRKAPGLLLRKDSGLDLRWSYLPRIAPWLARFMASARPSRWRPAMQALTQLCAAADAAYQPLLQGSRAAELVKRTGWVTAYLSKRSFSKDQWELDERLRQGVSGRLLDAAALREVIPELSPKVAGGFLFPDCVSCSDPGGLVQRLAADLVSAGGRVEQARVQDLQPRDDAVDVRTDQGAIRADHVVVACGIWSGRFAAALGEPVPLETERGYHAMLEQPDFTPPMPVMSGDHKFVTSPMRAGVRLAGTTELGGLELPANPERPGRMVTLAKRLFPGLRGAHYSEWMGFRPTLPDSLPVIGRSRVAQRVSYAFGHQHLGLTLAGITGRIIADDLAGRSHGVDLEALSISRFARARSPMAGTENTV, encoded by the coding sequence TTGCAGCCTGAAACCCGCCAGATTGTCGTCATTGGCGCCGGCATTGTCGGCATTTGCTGTGCCCGCTGGCTGCAACGCGACGGCCATCAGGTCACAGTGGTTGACAGCGAACCCCCGGGCGAAGCCTGCTCGTTCGGCAATGCCGGCGTGTTTGCCACGGATTCCGTCATACCGCTGGCAACGCCAGGAATCGTGCGCAAGGCTCCGGGCCTGTTGCTGCGAAAGGATAGCGGTCTCGACCTGCGTTGGAGCTACCTGCCGCGGATTGCGCCGTGGCTTGCGCGCTTCATGGCCAGCGCGAGACCTTCGCGGTGGCGTCCGGCCATGCAGGCTCTCACCCAACTGTGTGCGGCAGCCGATGCTGCCTATCAGCCGCTACTCCAGGGTAGTCGCGCCGCGGAGTTGGTGAAACGCACCGGCTGGGTCACCGCCTACCTGTCCAAGCGGTCCTTCTCCAAGGACCAATGGGAGCTTGATGAGCGGCTGCGGCAGGGCGTCAGCGGGCGTTTGCTTGATGCTGCGGCGCTGCGAGAAGTTATTCCCGAACTGAGCCCGAAAGTTGCCGGCGGCTTTCTGTTCCCCGATTGTGTGTCTTGTTCAGATCCAGGAGGCCTGGTTCAGCGGCTTGCGGCCGACCTGGTATCGGCTGGCGGACGTGTCGAGCAGGCCCGGGTGCAGGATCTGCAACCCCGTGATGACGCAGTTGATGTGCGCACGGATCAGGGCGCGATCCGCGCCGATCACGTGGTGGTGGCTTGCGGCATCTGGAGCGGTCGCTTCGCGGCGGCCCTTGGCGAGCCGGTGCCGCTGGAGACGGAGCGGGGTTACCACGCCATGCTTGAACAGCCGGATTTCACACCGCCGATGCCGGTGATGTCCGGGGATCACAAGTTCGTGACCTCACCCATGCGCGCCGGGGTGCGGTTGGCCGGTACCACCGAACTCGGTGGGCTGGAATTGCCCGCCAACCCGGAGCGCCCTGGGCGCATGGTGACCCTGGCGAAGCGCCTTTTTCCCGGACTTCGCGGCGCCCACTATAGTGAATGGATGGGGTTTCGCCCCACATTGCCGGACTCATTGCCCGTGATCGGCCGTTCGAGGGTTGCCCAACGGGTCTCCTATGCCTTCGGCCATCAGCATCTGGGCCTGACCCTGGCAGGTATCACGGGGCGCATCATCGCCGATGATCTTGCCGGTCGAAGCCACGGTGTCGATCTGGAGGCGTTGTCGATCTCCAGGTTCGCCCGCGCCCGCTCTCCGATGGCTGGAACCGAGAATACCGTATGA
- the tpx gene encoding thiol peroxidase, whose translation MAQIMLAGNPIHTVGELPAVGSQAPDFRLTQTDLEDTTLADYKGKKLVLNIFPSIDTPTCAQSVRRFNKEASERSNVVVLCVAADLPFAMKRFCGAEGLEAVKPVSTFRGHGFGQDYGVEITDGPLAGLMSRAVVVIDEQGKVIHAEQVPEIKQDPDFQAALAVI comes from the coding sequence ATGGCCCAGATCATGCTGGCCGGCAATCCGATCCATACCGTTGGCGAACTGCCGGCGGTTGGAAGCCAGGCGCCTGACTTCCGTCTTACCCAGACGGACCTTGAAGACACCACGCTTGCCGACTACAAGGGCAAGAAGCTGGTACTGAATATCTTCCCGAGCATCGACACCCCGACCTGTGCCCAGTCGGTGCGCCGCTTCAACAAAGAGGCGTCCGAGCGCAGCAATGTGGTGGTGCTCTGTGTCGCAGCGGATCTGCCGTTCGCCATGAAGCGCTTCTGCGGGGCGGAAGGGCTGGAGGCGGTGAAGCCGGTTTCCACCTTCCGGGGTCACGGCTTTGGCCAGGACTATGGTGTTGAAATCACCGATGGGCCGCTGGCCGGTCTCATGAGCCGTGCCGTCGTGGTCATCGATGAGCAGGGCAAGGTCATTCACGCCGAACAGGTGCCCGAGATCAAGCAGGATCCGGACTTCCAGGCGGCCCTGGCGGTCATCTGA
- a CDS encoding ABC transporter ATP-binding protein, with product MSQTTDHAPGSAYVLFENVQKSYDGETLVVKDLNLSIAKGEFLTMLGPSGSGKTTCLMMLAGFESATHGNIVLNGERIDNVPPHKRGIGMVFQNYALFPHMSVAENLAFPLSVRNRPKSEIEEKVKRALNMVELPHLGDRMPAQLSGGQQQRVAVARALVFEPDLVLMDEPLGALDKNLREQMQYEIRHIHDQLGVTVVYVTHDQSEALTMSDRIAVFDDGVIQQLAPPSELYEHPKNAFVAAFIGENNTLKGTVESLDGETCDVRLEDGSVLKAQAVNVAAEGDRTTISLRPERVAVEPENGEYPNNFEAEVQELIYLGDHIRTRVKVCGNKEFIIKVPNAQRNKRMQAGETMRVGWAMEDCHALNAS from the coding sequence ATGAGCCAGACCACTGATCATGCACCGGGGTCTGCATATGTTCTCTTCGAGAATGTCCAGAAGAGCTACGATGGCGAAACACTCGTCGTCAAGGATCTGAACCTCTCCATCGCCAAGGGCGAGTTCCTCACCATGCTCGGCCCGTCCGGGTCCGGCAAGACCACTTGCCTGATGATGCTGGCAGGCTTCGAATCCGCCACGCACGGCAACATCGTTCTCAACGGTGAGCGCATCGACAATGTGCCGCCACACAAGCGTGGCATCGGCATGGTGTTCCAGAACTATGCGCTGTTCCCGCACATGAGCGTTGCCGAAAACCTGGCCTTTCCATTGAGTGTCCGTAATCGACCGAAGTCGGAGATTGAAGAGAAGGTCAAGCGGGCTCTCAACATGGTGGAGCTGCCGCACCTGGGCGACCGTATGCCGGCCCAGCTCTCCGGCGGTCAGCAACAACGCGTCGCCGTCGCCAGAGCCCTGGTTTTCGAGCCTGACCTGGTGCTGATGGATGAGCCGCTGGGTGCTCTCGACAAGAATCTGCGTGAGCAGATGCAGTACGAGATTCGCCATATCCATGACCAACTCGGGGTGACAGTGGTCTATGTGACCCATGACCAGTCCGAAGCCCTGACCATGTCGGATCGCATCGCCGTATTCGATGACGGCGTCATCCAGCAGCTGGCGCCGCCGTCAGAGCTTTATGAGCACCCGAAAAATGCGTTCGTGGCCGCCTTCATCGGTGAAAACAACACACTCAAGGGAACGGTGGAATCGCTGGACGGCGAGACCTGCGACGTGCGGCTGGAAGATGGTTCCGTCCTCAAGGCGCAGGCGGTAAACGTTGCCGCCGAGGGTGATCGCACGACCATCTCGCTGCGGCCGGAAAGAGTTGCGGTGGAACCGGAAAACGGCGAGTACCCGAACAACTTCGAGGCCGAGGTCCAGGAACTCATCTACCTTGGCGACCACATTCGCACACGCGTCAAGGTTTGTGGCAACAAGGAATTTATCATCAAGGTCCCCAACGCCCAGCGCAACAAACGCATGCAGGCCGGCGAAACCATGCGCGTCGGCTGGGCCATGGAAGACTGTCACGCGCTCAATGCGTCGTGA
- a CDS encoding ABC transporter substrate-binding protein, translating to MKAKTLTVVGVSAAVATVSAAALVAHAQERIELTVVSWGGAYTASQNRAYHEPWMEENPNWRLRGDDGSANALAGLRAQHQAGNVTWDLVDMLPSDAQLACDEGIILPIDHDAMLEPAPDGTPASEDFLPGSLGECFIPQIVYSTVVTYNTEMFPSDAQPQTVDDFFNVEDFPGRRAIQDRPAVNLEWALYADGVPPDEVYDVLMTPEGVDRAFDKLDTIKEHLIFWTEGSQAPQLLADREVAFATGYNGRIFDASEVEGQPFEIIWDGQVVEWDGWVIPDGPKADHALEYVRWATDTQRLADQAKFISYGPARASSNELVGEHADLGIDMRPHMPTYPENYQTPIILDNDFWTDYGDELRERFANWMLR from the coding sequence ATGAAAGCGAAAACCTTGACGGTTGTCGGCGTGAGCGCTGCCGTTGCAACAGTCAGTGCTGCGGCGCTGGTCGCCCACGCCCAGGAGCGGATCGAACTGACCGTCGTATCCTGGGGTGGTGCCTACACTGCCAGTCAGAACCGTGCCTACCACGAGCCCTGGATGGAAGAGAATCCAAACTGGCGTCTGCGTGGCGACGACGGTTCCGCCAATGCCCTGGCTGGCCTGCGTGCCCAGCACCAGGCGGGTAACGTGACCTGGGATCTGGTGGACATGCTGCCCTCTGACGCGCAGCTGGCCTGTGACGAGGGCATCATCCTGCCCATCGATCACGATGCCATGCTGGAGCCTGCTCCCGATGGCACCCCGGCTTCGGAAGACTTCCTGCCCGGTTCCCTGGGCGAGTGCTTCATTCCGCAGATCGTGTATTCCACGGTGGTGACCTACAACACCGAGATGTTCCCGTCGGATGCGCAGCCACAGACGGTAGACGACTTCTTCAACGTCGAGGACTTCCCCGGCCGCCGCGCCATCCAGGACCGCCCCGCCGTTAACCTGGAGTGGGCCCTTTACGCTGACGGCGTGCCGCCGGACGAAGTCTATGACGTGCTGATGACGCCGGAAGGTGTCGATCGCGCGTTTGACAAGCTGGACACCATCAAGGAGCACCTGATCTTCTGGACCGAAGGCAGCCAGGCTCCGCAGCTGCTGGCCGACCGCGAAGTGGCCTTCGCCACCGGCTACAACGGCCGCATCTTCGACGCCTCGGAAGTGGAAGGCCAGCCCTTCGAGATCATCTGGGACGGTCAGGTGGTGGAATGGGACGGCTGGGTGATTCCCGACGGTCCCAAGGCCGATCATGCTCTCGAGTATGTTCGTTGGGCCACTGATACCCAGCGTCTTGCCGACCAGGCCAAGTTCATTTCCTATGGCCCGGCCCGTGCGTCCTCCAACGAACTGGTGGGTGAGCATGCGGATCTCGGAATCGATATGCGGCCTCATATGCCGACTTATCCCGAGAACTATCAGACCCCCATCATTCTCGACAACGATTTCTGGACAGACTACGGCGATGAACTGCGTGAGCGCTTCGCCAACTGGATGCTCCGTTAA
- a CDS encoding TAXI family TRAP transporter solute-binding subunit: MSLFSNRLPSSVLAIGCAVGLTVGAATQTVDARENLRFATSNVGSYGYAVGNVISDVLQRELGRDYALVVQPYPSTSGAMRSVMDGDGEFAYTADVGMRSLYDGDRPYDNYDPERGRLVHTLYVYPMETFMLVPSDIADRFESYADFDGEPIFFTPAGFMNWLNMGRIFAALGYEFNHIEIDSSTVADAFEAGTIIGSAGYTTAGVSLPTYWREAELRADLTAINFSEEERERLRDAGLEPVQIDPSEAFSQDVGEESVWAVPIYFAYNVRVDMDEDLMYRALTALYENTDALVDGDPGFGPLAADFVGTQAAGVAVNPDIPVHPGLARFLQEHGQWNDDWIIAE; this comes from the coding sequence ATGTCTCTTTTCAGCAATCGTCTTCCCAGCTCCGTGCTGGCTATCGGTTGCGCCGTCGGCCTTACGGTCGGTGCCGCTACCCAGACCGTCGACGCGCGGGAAAATCTGCGCTTCGCCACTTCCAACGTTGGTTCCTACGGCTATGCCGTGGGCAACGTTATCTCCGACGTGCTGCAGCGGGAGCTCGGCCGTGACTACGCCCTGGTCGTGCAGCCCTATCCATCCACCTCCGGTGCCATGCGCTCGGTGATGGACGGTGACGGCGAGTTCGCCTACACCGCCGACGTCGGCATGCGCAGCCTCTACGATGGTGACCGTCCCTACGATAACTACGATCCCGAGCGGGGTCGTCTGGTGCACACGCTGTACGTGTACCCGATGGAAACCTTCATGCTGGTGCCGAGCGATATTGCCGACCGCTTCGAATCCTATGCCGATTTCGACGGCGAGCCGATCTTCTTCACCCCCGCCGGCTTCATGAACTGGCTCAACATGGGCCGCATCTTTGCCGCCCTGGGCTACGAGTTCAATCACATCGAGATCGACAGCTCCACCGTCGCCGACGCCTTCGAGGCGGGCACCATCATCGGCTCTGCCGGCTACACCACCGCCGGTGTGTCCCTGCCCACCTACTGGCGTGAAGCCGAACTGCGTGCCGACCTGACCGCCATCAACTTCTCCGAAGAGGAAAGGGAGCGGCTGCGCGACGCTGGCCTGGAACCGGTGCAGATCGATCCGTCGGAAGCGTTCAGCCAGGACGTTGGTGAGGAGTCCGTCTGGGCGGTGCCGATCTACTTCGCCTACAACGTGCGCGTCGACATGGACGAGGACCTTATGTACCGCGCCCTGACGGCCCTGTACGAGAACACCGACGCGCTCGTTGACGGTGATCCCGGCTTCGGTCCGTTGGCTGCCGACTTCGTTGGCACCCAGGCCGCCGGCGTTGCCGTGAACCCCGACATCCCGGTGCACCCGGGGCTGGCTCGCTTCCTCCAGGAGCACGGCCAGTGGAATGATGACTGGATCATCGCGGAGTAA
- a CDS encoding DUF1841 family protein yields the protein MFSQDRNALRKQYFEAWQKHLGGLPLTPLEAMIADVIADHPEYHDLLESEDLALAREYFPETGETNPFLHMGMHLALREQVSTNRPAGIRAVHKQLSRALGDPLEAEHLMMNHLAEALWHAQRNGLPPNEKQYMQGLRELAKERGRR from the coding sequence ATGTTTTCACAAGACAGAAACGCGCTCCGCAAACAGTATTTCGAGGCCTGGCAGAAGCACCTCGGAGGCCTGCCGCTCACCCCTTTGGAGGCCATGATCGCCGATGTGATCGCGGACCATCCCGAGTATCACGACCTCCTGGAGAGCGAAGACCTGGCGCTGGCGCGGGAGTATTTTCCCGAAACCGGTGAAACCAATCCGTTTCTGCATATGGGCATGCATCTCGCGCTGCGGGAACAAGTGTCGACCAATCGACCCGCCGGCATTCGCGCCGTGCACAAGCAGCTTTCCCGAGCACTGGGCGATCCGCTAGAAGCGGAACATTTGATGATGAATCATCTTGCCGAGGCCCTCTGGCACGCCCAGCGTAACGGTCTGCCGCCCAACGAAAAGCAGTATATGCAGGGCCTGCGTGAACTGGCGAAGGAGCGTGGACGCAGGTAG
- a CDS encoding class I SAM-dependent methyltransferase produces the protein MMLRTPEPELMDDDRQAQAYAAADFDEPNEQFLSLWLLHFGEPHGRLLDVGCGPGDIMLRFARRWPALQIVGLDGAEAMLQHGRAALAQAPALAGRVSFIRDSVPGAALPDSAFDGLISNSLLHHLHEPTGFWDMLRRVGRPAAPVLVMDLFRPESPEDAAAIVDRYAVGEPEVLRTDFYNSLLAAFTPEEVSGQLAAAGLGDFTVERVSDRHMLVHGRLPG, from the coding sequence ATGATGTTGCGTACGCCCGAGCCCGAACTCATGGATGACGACCGCCAGGCGCAGGCCTACGCCGCGGCAGACTTCGACGAACCGAACGAGCAGTTCCTGAGTCTCTGGCTGCTGCATTTCGGCGAGCCCCATGGGCGGCTGCTTGATGTGGGTTGTGGGCCGGGCGACATCATGCTGCGCTTCGCGCGTCGGTGGCCGGCGCTGCAGATCGTCGGTCTGGATGGTGCGGAGGCCATGCTGCAACATGGGCGCGCGGCCCTTGCGCAGGCGCCTGCACTGGCCGGCAGGGTGAGCTTCATTCGTGATTCGGTGCCCGGCGCGGCGTTGCCGGACAGTGCCTTCGATGGGCTCATCAGTAACAGCCTGCTGCACCATCTGCATGAGCCCACCGGCTTCTGGGACATGTTGCGTCGTGTCGGTCGACCCGCTGCGCCGGTACTCGTGATGGATCTGTTCCGGCCGGAGTCCCCGGAAGACGCGGCCGCTATCGTGGATCGTTACGCGGTGGGTGAGCCCGAGGTGCTCCGGACGGATTTCTATAACTCCCTGCTTGCGGCATTCACCCCGGAAGAAGTGTCCGGACAGCTCGCCGCCGCCGGACTCGGCGACTTCACCGTCGAGCGCGTCAGTGACCGGCACATGCTCGTGCACGGCCGTTTGCCCGGCTGA
- a CDS encoding bifunctional GNAT family N-acetyltransferase/carbon-nitrogen hydrolase family protein, with amino-acid sequence MSDDRDQRPAGQDDGDEHHLRLRNLRFEDYPDVKEVMDEVYPVMGAWTRKQYAAQLNRFPEGQICIEDNGKVVAAALTIRVDYRRFGDKHTYDQITGDGYFSTHDPNGDVLYGVDVFVSPRYSGMRLGRRLYDARKELCRNLNCRSIIAGGRIPGYKEYSREMTPEQYIALVKRQEVYDPILSFQLANDFHVRRVITDYLPEDRESRAYATLVQWNNIFYEDQQQSLIGGGKTNIRVGTVQWQMRSMHSVEELMTQIEFFVDALAGYNADFMVLPEFFNAALLSNFNQDNPAEAIRGLAQYTDEIREGMQSLAVSYNINIIGGSMPVYRDQQLFNVSFLLRRDGTWESQHKLHITPDERSYWGLTGGDALQVFDTDVGKIGILICYDVQFPELSRLLMEQGMKILFVPYWTDTKNGYQRVRRCAQARAIENECYVAITGSCGNLPNVENVDIQYSQSAVFSPSDFAFPHDAVVSEATPNTEMTLIVDMDLEKLRELRYEGSVRNFRDRRLDLYQVQWVGVPGNVADNEEQTNESASDADHLSEYEE; translated from the coding sequence ATGAGTGACGATCGCGACCAGCGACCAGCGGGCCAGGACGACGGCGACGAGCATCATCTGCGCCTGCGCAACCTGCGCTTCGAGGACTACCCGGACGTCAAGGAGGTGATGGACGAAGTCTATCCGGTCATGGGCGCGTGGACCCGCAAACAGTATGCGGCGCAGCTGAACCGGTTTCCCGAGGGCCAGATCTGCATCGAGGACAACGGCAAGGTCGTCGCTGCTGCCCTGACCATCCGCGTGGACTATCGCCGCTTCGGCGACAAGCACACGTATGACCAGATCACCGGAGACGGCTACTTCTCCACCCACGACCCCAATGGGGATGTGCTCTACGGCGTGGATGTGTTTGTCAGTCCGCGCTATTCCGGTATGCGTCTCGGCCGTCGGCTCTATGATGCGCGCAAGGAACTCTGTCGAAACCTCAACTGCCGCTCCATCATCGCCGGCGGCCGGATTCCCGGTTACAAGGAATACTCCCGTGAAATGACCCCGGAGCAGTACATCGCTCTGGTAAAGCGCCAGGAGGTCTATGACCCGATCCTGAGCTTTCAGCTCGCCAACGACTTCCACGTGCGTCGCGTCATCACCGACTATCTGCCGGAAGATCGGGAGTCCCGGGCCTACGCCACCCTGGTGCAGTGGAACAACATTTTCTATGAGGATCAGCAGCAGTCGCTGATCGGCGGCGGCAAGACCAACATCCGCGTTGGCACCGTGCAGTGGCAGATGCGCTCCATGCACTCCGTGGAAGAGCTGATGACCCAGATCGAGTTCTTCGTCGACGCACTCGCCGGTTACAACGCGGATTTCATGGTCCTGCCGGAGTTCTTCAATGCGGCGCTGCTGTCGAACTTCAACCAGGACAATCCGGCGGAGGCAATTCGTGGTCTCGCCCAGTACACCGATGAGATTCGCGAAGGCATGCAGTCCCTGGCAGTGAGTTACAACATCAACATCATCGGTGGTTCCATGCCGGTGTATCGGGATCAGCAACTTTTTAATGTCTCGTTTCTGCTCCGCCGGGACGGAACCTGGGAGTCGCAGCACAAGCTGCACATCACCCCTGATGAGCGCAGCTACTGGGGTTTGACTGGCGGAGATGCGCTGCAGGTCTTCGATACCGATGTGGGCAAGATCGGCATCCTCATCTGCTATGACGTGCAATTCCCCGAACTGTCACGGCTGTTGATGGAACAGGGCATGAAGATTCTCTTCGTGCCCTACTGGACCGACACCAAGAACGGCTATCAGCGGGTGCGCCGCTGCGCCCAGGCGCGGGCGATAGAGAACGAGTGTTACGTTGCGATAACCGGCAGCTGCGGCAACCTGCCCAATGTCGAGAATGTGGATATCCAGTACTCCCAGTCGGCAGTGTTCTCCCCTTCGGATTTCGCCTTTCCCCATGATGCCGTGGTGTCAGAGGCAACCCCGAACACCGAAATGACGCTCATCGTGGACATGGATCTGGAAAAGTTGCGCGAGTTACGCTACGAGGGATCGGTGCGAAACTTCCGCGATCGGCGGCTGGATCTCTATCAGGTACAGTGGGTCGGTGTTCCGGGCAACGTGGCCGATAACGAAGAGCAGACAAACGAGTCCGCCAGCGATGCGGACCATCTGTCGGAGTATGAGGAGTAG
- a CDS encoding hydrolase — MNASTSCLLVVDVQDRLAPAIHEGERVVSNASWLVKLAREVDLPVRLTEQYPQGLGHTVPELRSLVLDDELLEKIHFSCMESDHIRRVLASLGRRQIVMAGTEAHVCVLQSALGLTQEGYEVYVVADAISSRSQLDVEYAVERMRMEGIRVVTREMVAFEWLGRADTDLFRKVMPRFIR; from the coding sequence ATGAATGCATCCACATCCTGCCTGCTGGTGGTCGATGTGCAGGATCGGTTGGCGCCGGCGATCCACGAGGGCGAGCGGGTGGTCTCCAATGCCAGCTGGCTGGTCAAGCTGGCGCGGGAAGTGGATCTGCCCGTCCGGCTCACCGAGCAATACCCCCAGGGCCTGGGCCATACAGTGCCGGAGCTGCGTTCACTGGTCCTGGATGACGAACTCCTCGAGAAAATCCATTTTTCCTGTATGGAGTCGGACCATATCCGCCGGGTACTCGCTTCCCTGGGACGGCGCCAGATCGTCATGGCGGGCACCGAGGCGCATGTCTGCGTGCTGCAAAGCGCACTGGGTCTCACTCAGGAAGGCTACGAGGTTTACGTGGTGGCGGATGCCATCTCCAGTCGCAGCCAACTGGACGTGGAGTACGCTGTCGAGCGCATGCGCATGGAAGGTATCCGGGTGGTCACCCGGGAGATGGTGGCGTTCGAGTGGCTGGGCCGTGCGGATACCGATCTGTTCCGCAAGGTAATGCCGCGCTTCATCCGCTAA
- a CDS encoding ferritin-like domain-containing protein, producing the protein MTEASTDSADSCLYAAAARALAVRDPQAKGVLVDDLRNDWSAGRLRRRGSEPPWPVDAPGRPARPGLVPPRDLVHRRLSTEAGRAALIHAIAHIEFNAINLALDAVQRFRDMPDTYYSDWLGVAQDEARHFFMLRRRLQSLGHDYGDFPAHDGLWAACCDTAHDVMVRMALVPRVLEARGLDVTPGMIRRLQAAKDTETVDCLRIILDEEQDHVRIGSTWFAYCCRQRGLDAERIFRDLLSRYMHGRIRGPFNESARLDAGFSREDMRLLKELSTANAGGD; encoded by the coding sequence ATGACTGAGGCATCAACGGACAGCGCTGATTCCTGTCTGTATGCTGCTGCGGCCCGTGCACTGGCCGTCAGAGATCCGCAAGCCAAAGGTGTCCTGGTTGACGATCTGCGCAATGACTGGAGCGCTGGCAGGCTGCGTCGTCGCGGATCCGAACCGCCATGGCCCGTGGACGCGCCGGGGCGGCCGGCGCGCCCTGGGCTGGTACCGCCCAGGGATCTGGTCCATCGTCGGCTGAGCACCGAGGCGGGTCGCGCCGCTCTGATTCACGCCATCGCGCACATCGAATTCAATGCGATCAATCTGGCGCTGGACGCGGTGCAACGGTTTCGCGACATGCCCGATACGTATTACTCGGACTGGCTTGGGGTGGCCCAGGACGAAGCGCGACACTTCTTCATGCTGCGGCGTCGGTTGCAGTCGCTTGGCCATGACTACGGTGATTTCCCGGCGCACGACGGGCTGTGGGCCGCCTGTTGTGACACCGCTCACGATGTGATGGTACGCATGGCTCTGGTGCCACGGGTGCTTGAAGCCCGCGGTCTGGACGTCACACCGGGGATGATCCGGCGTCTGCAGGCGGCCAAGGACACGGAAACCGTCGACTGCCTGCGTATCATCCTGGATGAAGAGCAGGATCATGTGCGTATTGGCTCAACCTGGTTCGCCTATTGCTGTCGACAGAGAGGCCTTGATGCAGAGCGTATTTTTCGTGATCTGCTGAGCCGGTACATGCACGGTCGGATTCGTGGGCCCTTCAACGAATCAGCCCGCCTCGATGCCGGATTCTCCCGCGAAGACATGCGTTTGCTGAAAGAGCTGTCCACGGCCAACGCCGGAGGAGACTGA